A region of Bacillus rossius redtenbacheri isolate Brsri chromosome 2, Brsri_v3, whole genome shotgun sequence DNA encodes the following proteins:
- the LOC134529492 gene encoding POU domain protein CF1A: protein MATTTYMPASTGISPELDASAGMNIVNAAVGGYHSSSPRSDAAAGEMKYLPPTQHHHHHHHHHQVPSSPSPNGHAVPVSLAAAAHNPWVSLQPGSGGDPWAASMAQMHSHHAHHAHPAHHAHHAHQGVDIKPPADVAMHHHARAPPHQQPAMASPHPWHAPVVSSAHYIPAGGGGGGGGGGPHGYHAAMNGMLAHHGGGQLHPSLRDLHNHSPLHAPHAPHAPHAPHEPRGDPSAPDEDTPTSDDLEAFAKQFKQRRIKLGFTQADVGLALGTLYGNVFSQTTICRFEALQLSFKNMCKLKPLLQKWLEEADSTTGSPTSIDKIAAQGRKRKKRTSIEVSVKGALEQHFHKQPKPSAQEITALADSLQLEKEVVRVWFCNRRQKEKRMTPPNTLAGPDGMMEGAPQGLGGPQHGLHQGYHHQDMHGSPMGQHSHSHSPPMLSPQAMPSHQSLTAH from the coding sequence ATGGCCACGACGACGTACATGCCCGCTAGTACGGGCATCTCCCCGGAGCTGGACGCGAGCGCAGGCATGAACATCGTGAACGCGGCCGTCGGCGGCTACCACAGCTCGTCGCCGCGCTCGGACGCGGCGGCCGGCGAGATGAAGTACTTGCCACCCACGCAgcatcaccaccaccatcaccaccatcaccaaGTTCCTTCGTCGCCGTCGCCCAACGGCCACGCGGTGCCCGTGTCGCTGGCTGCCGCGGCGCACAACCCCTGGGTGAGCCTGCAGCCGGGCTCGGGCGGCGACCCGTGGGCAGCCTCCATGGCGCAGATGCACTCGCACCACGCGCACCACGCGCACCCCGCGCACCACGCGCACCACGCGCACCAGGGCGTCGACATCAAGCCGCCCGCCGACGTGGCCATGCACCACCACGCGCGCGCGCCGCCGCACCAGCAGCCCGCCATGGCGTCGCCGCACCCCTGGCACGCGCCGGTCGTCTCCTCGGCGCACTACATCccggccggcggcggcggcggcggcggcggcggcgggccgcACGGCTACCACGCCGCCATGAACGGCATGCTGGCGCACCACGGCGGCGGCCAGCTGCACCCCTCGCTGCGCGACCTGCACAACCACTCGCCGCTGCACGCGCCGCACGCGCCGCACGCGCCGCACGCGCCCCACGAGCCGCGCGGCGACCCCTCCGCCcccgacgaggacacgcccacctcGGACGACCTGGAGGCGTTCGCCAAGCAGTTCAAGCAGCGCCGCATCAAGCTGGGCTTCACGCAGGCCGACGTGGGGCTGGCGCTGGGCACGCTGTACGGCAACGTGTTCTCGCAGACCACCATCTGCAGGTTCGAGGCGCTGCAGCTGTCCTTCAAGAACATGTGCAAGCTGAAGCCGCTGCTGCAGAAGTGGCTGGAGGAGGCCGACTCGACGACGGGCTCGCCCACGTCCATCGACAAGATCGCGGCGCAGGGCCGCAAGCGGAAAAAGCGGACGAGCATCGAGGTGTCGGTGAAGGGCGCGCTGGAGCAGCACTTCCACAAGCAGCCCAAGCCGTCGGCGCAGGAGATCACCGCTCTGGCCGACAGCCTGCAGCTGGAGAAGGAGGTGGTCCGCGTGTGGTTCTGCAACCGGCGGCAGAAGGAGAAGCGCATGACGCCGCCCAACACGCTGGCGGGGCCCGACGGCATGATGGAGGGTGCGCCCCAGGGCCTGGGTGGGCCGCAGCACGGCCTGCACCAGGGCTACCACCACCAGGACATGCACGGCTCGCCCATGGGCCAGCACTCGCACTCGCACAGCCCGCCCATGCTGTCGCCCCAGGCCATGCCGAGCCACCAGTCGCTGACGGCGCACTAG